A region from the Cannabis sativa cultivar Pink pepper isolate KNU-18-1 chromosome 9, ASM2916894v1, whole genome shotgun sequence genome encodes:
- the LOC133031508 gene encoding uncharacterized protein LOC133031508, giving the protein MVDSTLTDLFDESVQGSLKNAWASISGWSWKEREDRLLQFTFRTSFDAENVLLRRPWLMCGYLLVLMPWPSWLTPEEVKFDHSPIWVRLKSIPPYYWNKTNLQEMAGKVSAVYELPRHIEKNFERGSFGMGTLRFRATMELSKPLFSGFFLRRTGIKDLWLQYQYEKLPRICYKCGLMTHEQKFCFKTPAVIKDAKGEFFPMYENWMAEDAMERSPFHLPLPNWFSEWIVNQKAAKDEKVRQLLKNQRISL; this is encoded by the exons ATGGTTGATTCAACTCTAACCGATTTATTCGACGAGTCTGTTCAA GGTTCTCTGAAAAATGCTTGGGCATCCATTTCTGGATGGAGCTGGAAAGAACGTGAAGACAGGCTGCTACAATTTACATTCAGAACTAGTTTCGATGCTGAGAATGTCCTTTTAAGGAGACCCTGGCTTATGTGTGGATATTTACTAGTTCTCATGCCCTGGCCTTCATGGCTCACTCCAGAGGAGGTTAAGTTCGACCATTCGCCAATATGGGTCCGGCTTAAAAGCATCCCTCCATATTATTGGAACAAAACAAACTTGCAGGAAATGGCAGGAAAAGTTTCGGCAGTGTATGAACTCCCCCGTCATATTGAGAAGAACTTTGAAAGGGGATCGTTTGGCATGGGTACTCTCCGGTTTCGAGCCACGATGGAGCTATCAAAGCCACTTTTCTCAGGTTTCTTCCTTAGGAGAACAGGGATTAAGGATCTTTGGCTTCAATATCAATACGAGAAACTCCCTAGAATTTGCTATAAGTGTGGCCTAATGACACATGAACAGAAATTCTGTTTCAAGACTCCAGCTGTGATTAAAGATGCCAAAGGTGAGTTTTTCCCAATGTACGAGAATTGGATGGCCGAGGATGCCATGGAAAGGTCTCCCTTCCACCTACCTCTACCTAATTGGTTCAGTGAGTGGATCGTGAACCAAAAGGCGGCCAAGGATGAGAAAGTGAGGCAATTACTAAAGAACCAGAGAATTAGCCTTTAG
- the LOC133031507 gene encoding uncharacterized protein LOC133031507: MAVYGPPTLAGKEAFWNRIGDVIMNNVNPSMIIGDLNGTLADHENLHYSNWRNPARYLFDLRRVVARTGIIDLGAQGGKVTWFQKSKVTGGGCGLKRARLDRALASIEWRMLYPSAITHVLSAATSDHRPILLDTNGEPTTVNLNSSMN; encoded by the coding sequence ATGGCAGTTTATGGCCCGCCCACTTTAGCGGGGAAAGAAGCCTTCTGGAACAGAATTGGTGATGTAATTATGAACAATGTGAATCCTTCTATGATTATCGGTGATCTTAATGGTACCCTTGCGGACCATGAGAATCTTCACTACTCAAACTGGAGGAATCCAGCCCGTTACTTGTTTGATTTGAGACGTGTGGTTGCTAGAACAGGCATTATAGATTTGGGAGCACAAGGAGGAAAGGTCACTTGGTTTCAGAAATCCAAAGTCACAGGGGGAGGGTGCGGTTTAAAAAGAGCTCGTCTTGATAGAGCTTTGGCATCGATAGAGTGGAGAATGTTGTACCCGAGTGCTATCACTCATGTACTTAGTGCAGCTACTTCAGACCATAGACCGATCCTTCTCGACACGAATGGGGAGCCAACTACAGTAAATCTCAATTCAAGTATGAACTAA
- the LOC133031506 gene encoding uncharacterized protein LOC133031506 — translation MWGRDPKCHWVVKNAWKDKLHQHPMINFYRKLKKTKEHIARWNKVHFKQIGHQVNEARSSLQQLEGRDNVNGEDLTKARDSLNEALAREEIFWRQKSRVKWLQQGDSCTKFFMATTVIRRRRNYIQQVRLEDGGWVMSF, via the coding sequence ATGTGGGGAAGAGATCCTAAATGCCACTGGGTAGTCAAGAATGCTTGGAAGGATAAGCTTCATCAACATCCAATGATTAATTTCTACCGAAAGCTTAAGAAGACAAAGGAACATATAGCAAGGTGGAACAAAGTCCATTTCAAACAAATCGGACACCAAGTAAATGAGGCTAGATCATCACTCCAACAACTCGAAGGTCGGGACAATGTAAATGGGGAGGACCTAACAAAAGCTAGAGATAGTTTGAACGAAGCCCTCGCCAGGGAAGAGATTTTTTGGAGACAAAAATCTAGAGTCAAGTGGCTACAACAGGGAGATAGCTGCACAAAATTCTTCATGGCTACCACTGTCATCCGACGGAGACGAAATTACATCCAACAGGTTCGGTTGGAAGATGGAGGGTGGGTAATGAGCTTTTGA